The sequence caaacacaCACTTCAACGACGTTTACACGGATCGTGACGATTACACTACGTAGGTTTCGGTACACGCGTCAAATGTACAGAAAATTATTGACAGAAACATGTCAGTCGCGCAATTCTCTGACAGAGAGACACAAACAAGCCCACACGACTGCTCTAGAACGCGGTGACGTACGTAAGCGGAGAACAATACAGTGCGGGAGTGGAAGCGGTGGCGGTAgtggcggtggtggcggcggtaTGCGCCGCGTACATTAGAAAATCTCGATGCGATTGACCCCGGTCCGGCTGGAGGAAAACGAAATAATGAGAATTATACCAATACCTAAGTAGTGGACAAAAAAACCGCACCGACAAACTACCACACACATAATATCATCACAATCACAGTTATTGCTTATTATCATTAGTATTGCCGTGCGTACTACACAATCCATAACATAATACGTACAACGCCATTGTTATCGTACGGAGACCGGAGAAGtgtgtaaaacataaaaacacacCGGGCTGATCCGCGATAATAACAGCAGTAGACATGTGTACGATGGGATACGcgttactattactatttaaaatagcaATGTTTTAATTGacgagaaaatatttttgaaataaggTACTCTcgtacgatatatatattttttttctaggttAGGTTGTCATGCACACACACTCCCCCCTCGCCAGGCCCCGACTGGGCGGAAACCAGTTGTGACAAAGGGTGCCCCACGGCTGCGGAATGTTGGGGGGGGATCGGATTTTCATGAAAACCCCCGAAAGGTCACGGTGACGTCACGTCGCACTAAAAACCGAAATTATAGTTGTGTTACTCACGGAACTGTCGACGAGAGCGGCGGGGATGATGAAACCAATCgagagaaaaattaaaatcgaaaaatattatacacctatcgCGATACGAATATACGTTTTATTCGTTTCCGTACGTCGGcggcttataaaataataattaaaaaataatttacaatattatcattatcacaaCAGTACGAGATATTACACTACGATGCGCGCGTACATAACAATAtgcgatatatattattatgatatatgcgTACTTCTGATAATTCTCCTTCGGAACCGGACGACCCGGACAAGTACATTTGGTGATCAGGTTCGTCGTACTCGTCGTCTTGGTATTCCGACTCTGAGACGGACTGCAATCTTTTGTCGATGCAATTGTTGTCCGAGGGCTGGACGGGCGTCGGGGGCGTGAACGAGGGGCCGGCTGACGACGGTGCAGCCGTGGCGTTTCCGCCGCTCGATGTCGTGGGTATTTGTTCCATGACGACGACGTTTATCCGGCTCCCTTTGGTGGAAGGCCGACGGTCgccttttttctttaatttagcGATTTTTGCGCGGGCGGTCTCAGACACGGCACACGATACCGCGGACGGCGAACACTAACTAACTACTACTCCAGCAATTACAACGACACGACTGCGACGCGGCGCACCAGTGCACCACTCGCGCGGCGATGACCCGTGCGCGACCGCGATATCAATGATCCATCGCGCGCAACACAGTCGTGGTGGTATCACGGAGTGCCAGATAGtgaataataatgtgatataatttttacgGCGACTGGGCCGGGGACGAATATTGTAACGTCGGCAGCACGAGACACTCGCGGAATGAACGGTGTGGCCGGACGTGCGTGCGTACGGACGTTTTGTCGAGGGGTTTACTGGCAATTACTTCGTGTCGGCGTTTTTTCACGATGAATTATCAAAAACGAGTGCGGGATTGCGGAAAAATAGTTCGCCATGTCTACGACAGCGACCCCCTCCTCGCTCAGAAATTTTactactgctgctgctgctactgCTGTTACTGCTGTTTACTACTATGATACTACTACGACTACTACGACTACTACGAGTTacgactactactactactactactactactactactacgacTACTacgactactactactactactactatagctactattactactaataAATACTACTTCCACTATACCACACGTCTTTTTTCATGAATACAGCGGTAACTCTATCTATCCGGCAATTAAATTAACACCGTCTATTCTTTCTGTTTCTACTATCCCTGCTCCTGCAGTTCATCGGAATTCTATCATTCGCACTTGTTTTTCCTCCAAGACCAATTTCGCAGAATTCGCTCATCTTCATTCGTTCATACTTCATTCATCATCCAGCATTTCAGCCATCTGGCATccatatagttattagtttctTCATTCGGACCTTATATTCTATGACCGTGAATTTGTATATCGcacagtatatacatatatatatatatatatatattgtaataataatagtaaaatttatttatctatagtaGTGTCGAGGGTAGTATTGTCCTATTGTTCTGTTTCTGTGATTTGAGTATTTTCCATCGTGGACCGTGGCATCATAAGACCTGAATAGTGGTGAAtggtattcaaaatattcagtatgtttaattttgattttaagaaAACGCCTGATATGAAAACATTACCATCAACTAAGGACAACGAAGACGTAGCGGTGGACGATCCATGtccaataaatagtaaaatcaaaattaataatattttggatgATCTTAACAATATTCAACCTGATCATTCTGAAATTGCATTAGATGACTCATTTCAGCTAGGCTTAGGGGACTTGGAAACAGGATCGACTTAACTTATACTAAATGTAAATACTTGGTAAAactgtgaaataaaatatttttaaatttacagttaTCCTAAAACATTAAATGGaacaaaactattaatttttttcaaattactataaaagtataagacATATCCATGACTTGAGGTACCTAAGTGTTGAACTAGATGCGGTGTTCtgctattattatcaaattattagtaccaattttagaaattttaagcGACATGACTTGTTAAATCGAAATTTCATAACTGGAATAAAGTAATCTTTTTATCATTAACTTTCAGTGGCGTCACCAGataattttcatgaaaatatttctaaaaatgttttgggtataatatgttattttctaaataattaatcaaaaaataaacctactatattattattacaaatgtactacagtaaaatttcaaatttcctctgttttcttttatttgtatgtaacaatagtacaatacataactttatttttaatgtatgggATTTTAGAAATTGTgcagttaataatagtaaaaactttattgagtatttttatttcttaatgtgcaaaaaaagcatattttatttgaatataacagtcaaatttaaaataatatgactaagtctaaaaacagtaaaaactctttaaattaattaatactattttatatattatgatttacaatttctttatttacttacatatttttatcattaaattatgggggggggggggtaaaatCAATTGTTGGGGACACTTGCCCACCCTTTCACCAGTGTAGCGCCACCTCtaactatttaaatagtattttaaacttGAAGAAGAAGAAAGAGtcaaatataagtttattttctagaatattatgttctttCCTTTTAATTCAAGTTAAACATAAGCAGTTGGAATACATTTTTCTAGTCCTATATAGCTCCCACAGATGGTCATATCAAACTACACCCATGATAAATACTCATCTGACATCAAATATCaccaaattttaaacttaaatttcagATACAGATTATTGAAAATACTTCCCGAGTGCCGATTCGATATCCCATTTTTTATCAgtcattaatatcatatttttgaattacaatataatgtacatcttaatatttatgatactattaaaactagaatattcatatttcatgattgttaacacatacattatacCTACTGGTTATATTGTCAGTATGTGAAAtactatcaataatattgattgtGTGACTGCTTTATGTATAATTCACCTATTTCGTTTTGTAACATAATTTTCATACaaagtacaaattttaaaacgttaaattactgttgtacattaataattattttaaatgcaatatcTTATTGGAAActgtaactataaaataacaatatttttcaaattcatataAGTGTGATTTAAGTATTGAATTATAATCAGTTACATTTTGGATTTCATTTTTACTAACAAAATGTTTATCGAATATTTTCATGGTCGATCACTGatcagtaattaataattaacaggcATCAAAATTATGTTAGAACACAacactgttttatttataaagatcGTCTTGTTTTAACGTATAAAAATCTGACATAATAAACAgtaagtatacaaaaataaatatttaaaaacaaaattgtttcccgtaaaaaaaaaactataacattaacatatatttttaaaacactattatatattatatacaccattAACCATGCATAATCTTCTGTCCTCGACTAAAtaacgtaattttaaaatttaaaaacttgtaaTGGAACtggcttatatttttttaatactctttCAAGTGATTCACTTGATTTGAGACCAAATATATCTAAACAATGTCTATCAACTAAGCCTATACTTCCTCCAGACACAGACTGTAAGAATTTCCAATATGATGGTCTTAGGTTATGTGGTTCAAGTATAGCTGCATGAAATAAAATAGCCgtagaaaaacaataaaagaatatatttgcTTGAGGTAAATCAGGAAACAGTCCATCGTTAGAacctttaatatacattatctgaaaaaatagatatttgagTAATTAATGTAATCCATTCAATGTTGAATAATAAGAACTTATGACCATAGTACCTGTAATGCTTTCAACATAACATACAAAGCAATTGTGTTATTACGATACAAACAAAAAGTAAGACTAGCCAATGATCCTGCAggaatacatatgtattttgaATCTTTACCTAATAATCTTCTCATTACACATGAtacaatctaaaatataaaaacaaattgaataaaacaaattcattaACATcgatcttattaaaaatatagttactcGATAAATGGAAGAAAATCCTCCAAGAAAAGCTCCTAAACTAAATGTATCTGACGATATCATTAGTTTTAGAATATAACTAGGTTTACGTAAAATGCGATTGGCTTGTAACAAAGACTTCAAACTTAATTGCAGCGTATAACCAACTAAAAATAGTCTTGTTCCTGACTATAAATAAATCAGCAAGTATAGTGAGaccataaaatttattaatcaataattttttactcaCACTAAGAATATAATGTAAACATCCATAGGCATGTGGACATACATCACTAGTCCAAATTGTCTTTAATTTACTGTCTATAGTACAATAAGCTTGATGTATATCTGTAATTGCTTGTCGAATAGTATCTTGATTTGATTTTCCCAACTGGGGAGTTTGAGGGGATAACAATGGTTTTGTATAATCATTTTCTTCAGAAGGGCCAACAACAAAcctttaaaatacatacaacaaattatgtatttatgtacttatattattcaattattggagtattttaaatatttgtatattattgttatttgattgctgtatttgtataaaatacactttttacattcaaaactaaaaataatatttgctcTGTTAttgttaagaataatttaagtaaGTCAGTTTgatcttaattataaataattctattaaCTAAATCCaatgttatattacaatattaagtgtgtaaaaaaaaagcaataggTAGGTCATCCTACCATTAAGATTTGCTGTGATCGTAatacattgaatttaaatttttaaaatttatataatataataagattttagattctaaaattTAGAAGAAAAACATGgactttaattgtattaaaaaaaaaaatacagtatcctaaaaaaaaacaattagcaAATATTTAAGTCAGTTGtagttcaaattaaaaatgaaaattataaagtcaaaaaattaatttgaaatttcatcCAGTTGATCTTTCTTTACACTTATGAAATTTGTATTGTCTTTCATATACTATTCAGTTTTTTGGTGAGTCAAGAGTGATATTTTTTACCTTGATATCCATGAATTCATTAAATCTGTTTACAGAGCTAGGACATTGAATGTAAAGGAGCTTTTCAATAGTTGATGATATTAGCTTTAGAGTTGTGAgcgaaaatcattaataatatgttgcTTGATAGTGTCaataataagattttatttgaaaaaaatttaattctctcatttctttattttgtttctaaTCAGATTCTACAACACTAGGATAGATCTATAACATTCCTATTGAGAACCAAAGTTTAGAATATTATCTGGGAATGTTGATTTTTTacaggtatttaaattttaaagcgggatattataagcaattttaattttattacttcaacattcttgtaaatttaaatatcattagcCAATAGTCATTTAAGGCCAATGAACAAATATAGATCACAAATTGTTCTTAACTAAGTGGATCCACTCTGATATTAAATCTAATACACAACAAAACACAAAAGACTGATTTTTCTGAATGCAAATTTGCTgataagtgtttattaaaaaacagcaaatagtgtgtaacaatatattaataatttaattattaagacatttttaaaatcactaTACAAAATGGTGTTTTACATTAGTCCAATCTATaaactagtttattattaaactaataattttttttttaaatttaaatttaaattttttttaaattatacattacctattattacatgtatataataatttgttatctcacaaattaaaaaaatattgtatttacctTAATAGTGAATATATTGAATCTGTTTTATTATGCTGTCctctaaaaaaataaaggagTAGTGTAATCGATGatccaaatataaataaatctccATAAGGAATTGGATTTATAATGCCTCTATTAACCATCATATTATAGAATGTTTCTGAggccttaaaatataatataagttttaaatacatctggcttaaattaaattagtataattcaactaaaaattataatctaatatatatatttattgagtgTTTAATTTGAGTATTAAACGTCATAAGAGCTATGAGTGACTTACAACATTTGTGACATATAAACTTAGTAATCCTCGTCTGGATGGCCTTTCAATTAATATAGCAACTAGACAGATTAGAAAACATGGGAGGAATGCCACACTTAGTACATTGAATTTCCCAAACATTCTTCtgaaattatacaacaatacaaatataatagtaataataatcaacaatcattaaatataagacCAGCATAGCCCATAAATTTTCAGTGctgaagaaattaaaaatgaaacttctaatgtgttttatttgagactacaaaatacaaataactatcattatggttaaaaaaaataaaaataataaccacaaattttagtaaatccatttattaataaaaatataggttaaaatattatgaaaatcacTGCTCAATTTATTACTCCTATGAATTAAATCATAGCAAGACTAACAGGAATATCAGTCATCATCATTAAATTCACCTGACAACTTAAATCTTCAAGGTACCTAccttaattttctatttaataaaaaaaaattatacaattcacttataaataagtaaatatttatactaccaGGCATAGACCCAAGAGGGGGGGCTAAGGTGCCATGCCCCCCATAGACTTTGCCACACAGATAAATTCTAGGATGTCAGTTTTTGGCTACCGATAAAATACGATACATACCTGGTATTGCCTCCCCCCCCcaacaataaacatattctGGATTCACGCCTGTAtactacatattaaaaatataatattttttgtaggttAGTTATATTACACTTGCAAATGAGCTGTCatgcaattatataatttttcataatagcaGTACCTTAGTAAGCACACAAAAGATGAAAAACCAAATGCATGACATGACAGAAAAGCAGTTGACTGAATAATGCTCAATAGGGTTCGTTTGAGTTCCTTCTTAGTCGGCTTTCGACCTTTCATCAGTAAAGTCAACtaccaaaataattaataaattacaaatttttagtttaattaaatagataaataataccATGTATGTGGTGACATAAATTCGAAATGAAGCTTGGATCGAATGAATGAGTACACCGGCACTTGCGTCAGAACATGAAGACACCCACGGGTGCATATATTCATGACATGATGTgtctattgtttttaatattttactagcaACCGCCATAATGTCAATGAAGGCACACGATgccaattatattatgaatgtcTGTATGTTAAAAAGACACAACGTCGACAATATGACAGTTTCAATCAGTTTgcgactaaattaaattttcaaagaaaaatatttgtaaaaatttaatttaaaacaacttaaTATATTTCACAGTTACTCACTCACCAATCACTATACAGTATTAGttgaaatgtaaaataacttttaCATCACTATTTAATGCCGAATAAACTGAATACTGATAGACTAATCTTTGACCTATAGACGTATTTTACATCCCGTTGCGATTTTGAATTCAATGTCCAGTGAATTCtgaaattatacctaatataaaaaatatagtttcttTAATACAGTAACTTTCACGATTTCTTATCTCTAAACCTCTTATCATACTATCATagtacatgataatattttgataatgatTTATGAAATTTTGAATCGTCTTAGTTCATAGTTTAAgaacatataatttaacaacCTAGTAATTCCTTCGTCAGACGAAGTTAAATACCTAAGGCTAATAATCGACTAACGCCTAAACTGGAGCTCGCATCTTAAACAAAAACGTAAATCAGTGAACTCCAGACTTCACCTTTTGAGACCcctattaaaatcaaaactttcCTTAACCAACAAACTTACGATATACAAATCGATAATCCGTCCGGCTTGGCTATACGGCATTCAACTATGGGGGCCAGCAAAACCATCAAACACTAAAACGTCTAAAACCCTCCAAGCATTCCAATCCATATGCCTACGCCTAATAACCTCTGCCCCTTGGTATGTTACCAATAAAAACCTCCATAAAGATCTGAACATGCCAACCCTTAACGACTTAGCCAAATCCTATTATTCAAAATTCCACTCAACGCTCCGCGCTCATTCAAACCCCATCATTAAAAGTTTATCCTCTACCTCTATCGTTCCTAGAAGGTTAAAAAGGCAATGGCCAAAGcacctaattaaattaaaaaaaaaaaaaaaaaaaaaaaaacattaattaaataaactcaaACCCTAATTTCTGGTTAGGTGGCACTGTTGGGAGCCTTCCTTCTCttgttatttgtatatgttACTTATTTACTCTGTCACCACACTTACTTATTATACACttatgtatagattgtaaatatacttatttttaataataaaaaaaaagaacatataattgctttaatgtttaattgttaACCCCCTTGACACTAACCCACCGGATAGTAACTGAAATAAAATacctctaaatatttttattattctttatttctcTAGTAATTTATGCCTCTATTGTTGCTTTAAATATAAGCGGTTTGCTACAAATACtgtgataaaataatgttacctggtggtataacaataaataatattcaccgATTTGAGTATTTGACTGATTTGAGTTTTCTATAATgatatacaaatgtacaataaaccacaaaatatattatatgggttatagaaatatagatctatattttatgtatacgacTATGCAATAAACGtatttattgttcataataatatctgGCTTCTGTGAAATCATAAATTGATCATTAGACCTAAGTCATAGATATTATCACAGACGAACgtgattaataacatattaaatattttctatgaagTCTCTCGCCTCGAggtggatattattatacattatataatacgatatatgtatttaattgtattatgtattacaaattCAATTTGCATAACCCGCGGGGCGCGATTTAATATATACCAGAGGGTCCCAAACTTTTTATTGTACGGCCCATTCTGGGGAGTgaggaatttttttaaatttggtaacccacaatatcaataaattaccttttttttttttgctattttagTGTGAATTAGtagcttacaaaaaaaaaatgtatcatttaaaaatataacgcgACTCACAGTTTGGGAACCTCTGATATAGACAAAGGAGTGATAACTTAGGATTGTTGTGTGACTCTCTAAtatctttgattttattttatcactgaTCTATTGGCGGTTAAAGGTGGTTAAAGGCCCGATAACACAATGGATTATTTGTCTAATGTAGCGTTGTTGCATTGTAGCATTGTGGAATAATGGTCCATAGTACTTACTACTATAGTAACTAGTTAAAGTGCCGTTTTCACattttagtgttttatttatGACTTAACAGTTACCTCCGCGTTCTGGACCGTATCAAGAGTCGCTTCAACACGAAATTTCGAATTACCATACTTCAATAATTGATAACTCCAGTACTCTACATACATTACAATCAACAAGCAAGAATAACGAGTAACGACAATATTGTACAATACTGAATACAAAATACCGTAacgtatttaatacttatacattatttgatttttaatgtttgttgGTCTTTATTTCACCTATTGTTGTGGCATTATgtttactgtaaatattttttttatttctactcCATAATCAGTTACTATTAACTAATCGTTTGTACCATTTTGATATTTAACGATCTACTGTTACTGTACTtactattaatttcaattttcagtaaTACTCCAAAATGTCGCCCACAAAACATACTAATGAACATTTACAAGAGCAACGTCCGAATTATAACCCTTATGTTAAACTTACACAGCTAACTCAAGAAGATATAGAGCAGTATACTGGCATGTAAGTATAACTTTTCAACACATAACAtaaacctaattatttttaattgacaaaataatttttttttattattatgttgttttagaAAACAGAAAAAGGAGAATACATCTAATTTATCAAATGAGAGTATTCCTCTTAGAACAATAAAACAGGAATATCAAGATGATCCTAATCTCGAGTTCTAtgagtatgtatattttaaaatataatgtttatatttatattgtctttactatactatattcCAAATAAGTTTGGAAAAACTCGCGCAGCCTCTGCCCGTTGGTCAGGAATCAGGATGTATCATTACTCGTTGTCGTTGCCGGTCTTGTGATTGCATTTGCGTGAACTATGAGACACTGTTTTGTCCTCAttcttttcaaatttatttggaaaaaagTATAACAATACTTACCAACTAATAAGATGTAAAATTTATTGTCTCTTCTTAatagtgataaaatataaaatgtatataatatagatgtctAACATTTTCTCTTTGTACTTGGTTTTGCCACCTAACTAATGCTCAAAATCTCTTAATATTTGTGAACATGAACCACTTTCTTAAGAAAATATGGTATTCTTGTCGTATGCGGTCTACCTCACGTTTCTGTTTGTCATATGCGGTCTACCGCACACTTGTCGTCTACCATACATGTTTCTATACATCATATCAGTGGCGTAACTAAAAAATTTGGGCTTCcccgcaaaaataaaaaatgggccccaaaaatattgttataccaAATTTAACCCTATAACCAAAGACCCCAAATTACTATGGGCTCCCATGCGTCATATGCAGTCTATAGCATAATTTTTATACGTAATTAAATTATGGtagagttatattatatttaagttaatgacacacaatatgtattaaaaagaattcaataaaacaatacacgGTCACGATCTAATCCTAAATTAGGTGAagttaggtacaaaaaaaataggtatagaaacataattataaaaacaaataaaataatataatatgccaatgtatcaaaaaatactataatctatatataatcttcatttctattatttaaattaggtacaatataacTTTACGTCTcttaaaaaacattcaaatatatcAACATTGCTGTTTCTTAGACGCCACCATTGTTTCGTTAAATACGAGGGTAGCAATGATGGTGATGTACCATGCATTTTTTTTACGATTCTAAGTTTTAAACCTCCCCATAAACTTTCTATGCGCTGTGTGTGTGCACCATTGATAGGATCGACAAAAAATTGGGAATGGTTTATGGTTTTATGTATGTACCCTTTAGTTTCTAATGTCTTATATGCAAGCCATTTATCTGAGTGTATTTCTGTACcaatttcaatttcattttgaattattctaTGCAGTGTCGGTCTGTCTCTTTTTTCTACAACAAAATATCTTGCCTCGATAACACCATTTTCGTCTTTTTGGCACGCACATTCCAAACACCCATGGACTAACCTTTCTTAGTGCATTGTATCACAGTTCGTTCTTTTCCCCGTTCTTTGCGAGTATAGTATTTGGTTGGCGAACCACAGTGTACACAAGCATGATTATTGGTTTCAATAAGTCGTTTTTCCTTTAAAAAAGCTATGGTATTTTCCTCTGATTGGATAATTACATTGAAATGTTTGGCTAACATAATGTTTAAAGTGCAGTAAATAAACTGTAGAATAACGGATCACGTAGGTGTTACAGCACAAACtaaactgtaatttattattgatatagaaaTTACATCTTTAAGATAAAGCTTAATCGTCATGGCCGTTGAATCGTTGAAAATGATCTTTAGTAGATAAAAAGTGGTGGTAGACTGCATATGACATATAGAAACATGTGTGTGTAGATGACAAGTGTGCAGTAGACCGCATACGACAAGAATACCGAAAATATATGTATCTAGTTTCCAGTATCATTAACTTAGTGCTAACCTAATTAAGCATAAATTAAGTGAATTATTAGTAAatggtacatacatttttttaaactaattaccTTGTTGGATAAACTAGTCATCCATAgtctatatattacatacttggCAATGTGGCATGATCTGGTTGTCCAATTAATGTTTTACAGAAAAAATCTTCAAGTACTACCATTTAATTggttaatcataatatacttaaattaattgaatatgtgatttatatttgaattattatataacctaatattattattatttttttttattaaagaactACAGTAGAACAT is a genomic window of Rhopalosiphum padi isolate XX-2018 chromosome 4, ASM2088224v1, whole genome shotgun sequence containing:
- the LOC132929172 gene encoding transmembrane protein 135-like, which gives rise to MAVASKILKTIDTSCHEYMHPWVSSCSDASAGVLIHSIQASFRIYVTTYMLTLLMKGRKPTKKELKRTLLSIIQSTAFLSCHAFGFSSFVCLLRRMFGKFNVLSVAFLPCFLICLVAILIERPSRRGLLSLYVTNVASETFYNMMVNRGIINPIPYGDLFIFGSSITLLLYFFRGQHNKTDSIYSLLRFVVGPSEENDYTKPLLSPQTPQLGKSNQDTIRQAITDIHQAYCTIDSKLKTIWTSDVCPHAYGCLHYILSSGTRLFLVGYTLQLSLKSLLQANRILRKPSYILKLMISSDTFSLGAFLGGFSSIYRIVSCVMRRLLGKDSKYICIPAGSLASLTFCLYRNNTIALYVMLKALQIMYIKGSNDGLFPDLPQANIFFYCFSTAILFHAAILEPHNLRPSYWKFLQSVSGGSIGLVDRHCLDIFGLKSSESLERVLKKYKPVPLQVFKF